A portion of the Euwallacea similis isolate ESF13 chromosome 8, ESF131.1, whole genome shotgun sequence genome contains these proteins:
- the Rip11 gene encoding rab11 family-interacting protein 2 — protein MWVPTHVQVTIQKAVGLLTKGKNNTNDCFVTIGLGKIKYQTSVKEKAGANVEWHEECELSIPEQGNTAEIVLTVLHHNILGIDEFLGRVTIPLNQLDIYDRPKNKFFPLQAKPGGKQKDRGQLEVKIAFNVKSGSLTNLSKKEKHRSSLSHVAQSVGGSLLSLGSAEKRKGIKKLAKSIGSKMHLKGKKKGDFDDGASSIGSVGSLNMRSQTLNRHFKSRQTLDDADPGVVSDEDEFTFDDLSHKSSASSLNVSANTPATFPTVNKTPVIDNSLPSSPTTPVRTATKTVTPPAKPPRSEPKVQQDEWETKLFGNSKKSNLRPGSSESLNRRSWDSSKLASQILEETEVTENPSKNEDNISVKSTPEIKREEKDGMFSKLKNNFRKDKDKIDLVERREKIRSTSHERVIIGGEREIIPEKVTNHISNELLQKFEGKTREDLILALVESQTDLEKQKKKLKDLEDYLDDLLLRVMETTPRILQNPYVTYNLSHKQYS, from the exons ATGTGGGTTCCAACTCATGTACAAGTTACAA TCCAGAAAGCTGTGGGATTATtaacaaaaggaaaaaacaataCTAATGACTGCTTCGTGACTATTGGGTTAGGCAAAATCAAATACCAAACCTCTGTTAAAGAAAAAGCAGGGGCCAATGTGGAGTGGCATGAAGAATGTGAACT CTCTATTCCTGAACAAGGCAATACTGCCGAAATAGTTTTAACTGTGTTGCATCACAACATATTGGGCATTGACGAATTTTTAGGCAGAGTCACTATACCTCTAAACCAGTTAGACATTTATGACagaccaaaaaataaattctttccTTTACAAGCAAAGCCCG GTGGCAAACAGAAAGATCGAGGGCAGTTAGAAGTTAAAATTGCCTTTAATGTAAAATCAGGTAGCCTCACTAATCTTAGCAAGAAAGAAAAGCACAGATCATCACTTTCCCATGTGGCTCAATCTGTTGGTGGCAGTTTACTGAGCCTCGGTAGTGCTGAAAAGAGGAAAGGAATTAAGAAGCTTGCTAAATCCATAGGGTCAAAGATGCATCTGAAGGGAAAGAAAAAGGGAGATTTCGACGATGGCGCTTCATCCATTGGAAGCGTGGGAAGTTTAAATATGCGTAGCCAGACATTGAATAGACATTTTAAATCTAGACAGACGTTGGACGATGCAGATCCCGGCGTTGTTAGTGATGAAGATGAATTTACT TTTGATGATTTATCACATAAAAGTTCTGCAAGTTCTTTAAATGTTTCTGCAAACACTCCAGCCACATTCCCAACTGTAAACAAGACGCCGGTTATAGATAATTCTCTACCTTCATCCCCGACAACTCCAGTACGGACAGCTACAAAGACAGTAACTCCGCCGGCGAAGCCACCTAGATCTGAACCTAAAGTTCAGCAAGATGAATGGGAAACtaaattatttggaaattccAAAAAGA GTAATTTAAGACCCGGTTCTAGCGAATCTCTTAATCGAAGGTCATGGGATTCTTCCAAGTTAGCATCACAAATTTTAGAGGAAACGGAAGTAACTGAAAATCCATCCAAAAATGAAGATAATATTAGTGTTAAGTCTACGCCCGAAATTAAAAGGGAAGAGAAAGATGGAATGTTTTCAAAGCTGAAGAACAATTTCAGAAAAG ataaagataaaattgatttagtGGAGAGACGTGAAAAAATCAGGAGTACTTCACATGAGCGTGTAATTATAGGAGGCGAGAGAGAGATAATTCCAGAAAAAGTGACCAATCATATATCCAATGAGCTGCTACAGAAATTTGAAGGGAAAACTCGGGAG gatttGATTTTGGCTTTAGTGGAAAGCCAAACTGACTTAGAAAAACAGAAGAAGAAACTTAAAGATTTGGAGGATTATTTAGACGATTTGTTGCTTAGAGTGATGGAGACAACTCCCAGGATTTTGCAGAACCCTTACGTCACATACAACCTGTCTCACAAACAATATTCGTAA